In Thermodesulfobacteriota bacterium, the DNA window GCCATGCTGCCCATCAACCGGCTCAAGAAGCTGGAGCCGCTTCTGGTCATCAAGGAGGACTGAGCCGTGGCCCGGATCGCCTGCGTCAACCTCACCAAGACGTACCAGCTGGCGGACCAGACCATTCCGGCCGTGGACCGGGTCAATCTGGTCATCGAGCCGGGGGAGCTGGTCTCCATCGTCGGCCATTCCGGCTCCGGCAAGACCACCCTGGTGTCGATCATCGGCGGCATCCTGCGGCCCACCGCCGGCCAGGTGCTGTTCGGCGACACCGACATCTGCGCCTTCGACGATGACCGCCTCTCCCGATACCGCAGCACCCGCATCGGCTTCGTTTTCCAGTTCGCGAGCCTGCTGCCCATCCTTACCGCCCGGGAGAATGTGCTTCTTCCCGGCCTGTTCCGGCCGGCCGGCGGTCCCGCCCTCACCCCGGCGGACGCCGA includes these proteins:
- a CDS encoding ABC transporter ATP-binding protein, translated to MARIACVNLTKTYQLADQTIPAVDRVNLVIEPGELVSIVGHSGSGKTTLVSIIGGILRPTAGQVLFGDTDICAFDDDRLSRYRSTRIGFVFQFASLLPILTARENVLLPGLFRPAGGPALTPADADRALDLVGVGDRAAAFPGQLSGGQQRRVAIARALAYQPQVLLADEPTGDLDEATEQEIMALFRQINAERKMTVILITHNLELANTARRRLRMSRGVLEEL